A part of Chthoniobacterales bacterium genomic DNA contains:
- the pepF gene encoding oligoendopeptidase F, translating to MMFRSAAVADAPPATRKTPLRAEVALEDTWDLTPLFANDAAWEADFAALGSDYRKIADFRGRIADGASVLAEALEFEKTIDLRVETLNQFVALRTTEDSANSEALAREARFQALCVHIGEAFSFLGPEIQALDDATFGAFLADPALADWTTPLKKLRRLKAHTLSAAEERLMALGSNAMSGHQETFSQLTNVDMKFGVVRDGKGRDVELTQSSFSSLLVQRDPAVRKEAFTKFYTEFDDHKFTLASTLASSVRADVFSARARNYPSAREAALFRDDVPVSVYDALIASVRKNLPALHRYYDLRKRLLGLDEIHHYDTYVPIVDGVETHYTWNEAVDMVIESLAPLGAEYTTALRHGLLEGRWADRYENKGKRSGAFSYGTYTSPPYIMMNYKADVFSDVFTLAHEAGHSMHTWHCQKAQLYQNYHYPIFLAEVASTFNEELLLHNLLEKTTDLKMRAYLISRQIDDFRGTLFRQTMFAEFEKLAHAAEEAGEALTLDTMRTIYRGLLDAYFGPDFAIDECLELECLRIPHFYNAFYVYKYATGLSAAVALSEQVLKTGDATRYLGFLKSGGSKFPIDTLVEAGVDMRQPSAVDAALGIFAQRVEELEGLLVG from the coding sequence ATGATGTTTCGCTCCGCCGCTGTTGCTGATGCTCCGCCCGCCACCAGGAAGACTCCGCTCCGCGCGGAGGTTGCGCTCGAAGATACGTGGGACCTGACGCCCCTCTTCGCGAACGATGCGGCGTGGGAGGCAGACTTCGCGGCGCTGGGCTCGGATTACCGGAAGATCGCTGATTTCCGCGGTCGCATCGCCGATGGCGCGAGCGTGCTGGCCGAGGCGCTGGAATTCGAGAAGACGATCGATCTGCGCGTCGAGACGCTGAACCAGTTCGTCGCGCTGCGGACGACGGAGGACAGCGCGAACTCCGAGGCGCTGGCGCGCGAAGCCCGCTTCCAGGCGCTCTGCGTGCACATCGGCGAGGCGTTTTCGTTCCTCGGGCCGGAAATCCAGGCGCTCGATGACGCGACGTTCGGGGCCTTTCTTGCGGACCCTGCCCTCGCGGATTGGACGACGCCGCTCAAGAAACTGCGCCGACTGAAGGCGCACACGCTCTCGGCCGCGGAGGAACGACTGATGGCGCTCGGCTCGAATGCGATGTCGGGCCACCAGGAGACGTTCTCGCAACTGACGAACGTGGACATGAAGTTCGGCGTCGTGCGCGATGGCAAGGGCCGCGACGTCGAGCTCACGCAGAGTTCGTTCTCGTCGCTGCTCGTCCAGCGCGACCCGGCCGTGCGCAAGGAGGCCTTCACGAAATTCTATACCGAGTTCGACGACCACAAGTTCACCCTCGCCTCGACACTGGCCAGCTCGGTGCGGGCGGACGTGTTCAGCGCGCGCGCGCGGAATTATCCCTCGGCGCGCGAGGCGGCGCTCTTCCGCGACGACGTGCCGGTGAGCGTTTACGACGCGCTCATTGCGTCCGTTCGCAAGAATCTGCCCGCGCTGCATCGCTACTACGACCTGCGCAAACGCCTGCTCGGGCTCGACGAGATTCACCACTACGACACGTATGTGCCAATCGTCGACGGCGTGGAGACGCATTACACGTGGAACGAGGCGGTCGACATGGTCATCGAGTCGCTCGCGCCGCTCGGCGCCGAATACACGACCGCGCTGCGCCACGGCCTGCTCGAAGGCCGGTGGGCGGATCGTTACGAGAACAAGGGCAAGCGCTCCGGCGCCTTCAGCTACGGCACCTACACCTCCCCGCCCTACATCATGATGAACTACAAGGCGGACGTTTTCTCGGACGTCTTCACGCTCGCGCATGAGGCCGGTCACTCGATGCACACGTGGCACTGCCAGAAAGCGCAGCTCTACCAGAACTACCACTACCCGATCTTCCTCGCCGAGGTAGCGTCGACCTTCAACGAGGAGCTCCTCCTCCACAACCTGCTCGAGAAGACGACGGACCTGAAGATGCGCGCGTATCTGATCAGCCGGCAGATCGATGACTTCCGCGGCACGCTCTTCCGGCAGACGATGTTCGCCGAGTTCGAGAAGCTCGCGCACGCGGCCGAGGAGGCCGGCGAGGCGCTCACCCTCGACACAATGCGCACGATCTACCGCGGGTTGCTCGATGCCTATTTCGGGCCGGACTTCGCGATCGACGAATGCCTCGAGCTCGAGTGCCTGCGCATCCCGCATTTCTACAACGCGTTCTACGTCTACAAATACGCGACCGGCCTCAGCGCCGCCGTCGCGCTGAGCGAGCAGGTGTTGAAAACCGGCGACGCGACGCGCTACCTCGGCTTCCTCAAGTCGGGCGGCTCGAAATTCCCGATCGACACGCTCGTCGAGGCGGGCGTGGACATGCGCCAGCCTTCGGCCGTCGACGCCGCGCTCGGCATCTTCGCGCAGCGCGTGGAGGAGCTCGAGGGGCTGCTCGTCGGCTGA
- a CDS encoding cupin domain-containing protein: MIISDLAQTEGRRFPARRRTQNLVNGVAPIQASNFAMGNVTLDPNGGQVPWHNQEQEEVYFVVDGTAEMCLGEERRTLTSGQAVYIPSGVFHQLTNIGDTPLRMIYVYGPAGDVAHWRQELDGTLPPAGVGDTPPLPAGAHPQCTDKPSA; this comes from the coding sequence ATGATCATCTCCGACCTCGCGCAAACTGAAGGCCGCCGGTTCCCGGCCCGTCGCCGCACGCAGAATCTCGTCAATGGCGTCGCGCCCATCCAGGCGTCGAACTTCGCCATGGGCAACGTCACGCTCGATCCGAACGGCGGCCAGGTTCCCTGGCACAACCAGGAGCAGGAAGAAGTCTACTTTGTCGTCGATGGCACCGCGGAAATGTGCCTCGGCGAGGAACGTCGCACGCTCACGAGCGGCCAGGCGGTCTACATCCCGTCGGGCGTGTTCCACCAGCTCACGAACATCGGCGACACCCCGCTGCGCATGATCTACGTCTATGGCCCCGCCGGCGATGTCGCCCACTGGCGCCAGGAACTCGACGGCACCCTCCCGCCGGCCGGCGTGGGCGACACGCCGCCGCTCCCCGCCGGCGCTCATCCGCAGTGCACCGACAAGCCCTCCGCTTAA
- a CDS encoding glycosyl hydrolase yields MITLRTDLTPAALLPKLEKLWEASAPKILSIDADEKPGSATPVFTVAGKYTARGWTEWTQGFVYGSAILQYDATGDESFLELGRTRTRDRMAHHITHIGVHDHGFNNVSTYGNLLRLMVEGKIPFNQTEKDFYELALKCTGAVQAARWTDIADGGGYIYSFNGPHSLFADTIRSLRALSVSHALGHVLMGEKDRKISLLDRLLKHAKTTADYAVFYGEGRDFYDLRGRTAHESIFNLNDGNFRCPNSQQGYSPFTTWTRGLSWIMAGYPEQLEWVATLSDEALEPFGGLAAVEELLLRPALASCDFYLEHTPTDGIPYWDTGAPNLHRLGDYLDRPAQIDNDWEPVDSSAAAIAAQGLLRLGRYLESKGDARGTKYWQAGLTVADTVLSEPYLSTDPNHQGLILHSIYHQPNGWDYVPPGSKVAKGESSMWGDYHARELALYLQRLAKDEPYYTFFAGVA; encoded by the coding sequence ATGATCACTCTCCGCACCGACCTCACGCCCGCTGCCCTTCTCCCGAAGCTGGAGAAGCTCTGGGAAGCCTCCGCTCCGAAGATCCTCTCGATCGACGCCGACGAGAAGCCCGGCAGCGCCACGCCCGTCTTCACCGTCGCCGGCAAATACACCGCCCGCGGCTGGACCGAGTGGACCCAGGGCTTCGTCTACGGCTCCGCGATTCTCCAATACGACGCCACCGGCGACGAAAGCTTCCTCGAGCTCGGCCGCACCCGCACGCGCGACCGCATGGCGCATCACATCACGCACATCGGCGTGCACGACCATGGGTTCAACAACGTCTCGACCTACGGCAATCTCCTCCGCCTGATGGTCGAGGGCAAAATCCCGTTCAACCAGACCGAGAAGGATTTCTACGAGCTCGCGCTCAAGTGCACCGGCGCCGTGCAGGCTGCTCGCTGGACCGATATCGCCGACGGCGGCGGCTATATCTACTCGTTCAACGGCCCGCACTCGCTCTTTGCCGACACGATTCGCTCGCTTCGCGCGCTCTCCGTCTCGCACGCGCTCGGCCACGTCCTCATGGGCGAGAAGGACCGCAAGATTTCGCTCCTCGATCGCCTGCTCAAGCATGCGAAGACGACCGCCGATTACGCGGTTTTCTACGGCGAGGGCCGTGATTTCTACGACCTCCGCGGTCGCACCGCTCACGAGAGCATCTTCAATCTCAACGACGGCAACTTCCGCTGCCCGAATTCCCAGCAGGGCTACTCGCCCTTCACCACATGGACCCGCGGCCTCTCGTGGATCATGGCCGGTTATCCGGAGCAGCTCGAATGGGTCGCCACCCTCTCGGACGAAGCGCTGGAGCCGTTTGGCGGTCTCGCCGCGGTCGAGGAACTCCTCCTCAGGCCCGCGCTCGCCTCGTGCGATTTCTACCTCGAGCACACGCCGACGGACGGCATCCCGTATTGGGACACCGGCGCTCCGAATCTCCACCGCCTCGGCGATTACCTCGACCGCCCCGCGCAGATCGACAACGACTGGGAACCGGTCGACAGCTCCGCGGCCGCCATCGCCGCGCAGGGTCTGCTCCGCCTCGGCCGCTACCTCGAAAGCAAGGGCGACGCCCGCGGCACGAAGTATTGGCAGGCCGGTCTGACCGTCGCCGACACCGTGCTCTCCGAGCCGTATCTTTCCACCGACCCGAACCACCAGGGTCTCATCCTGCACTCGATCTATCACCAGCCGAACGGCTGGGATTACGTCCCGCCCGGCAGCAAGGTCGCGAAGGGCGAGTCCTCGATGTGGGGCGACTATCACGCCCGCGAACTCGCCCTCTACCTGCAGCGCCTCGCCAAGGACGAGCCCTACTACACGTTCTTCGCCGGCGTCGCCTGA
- a CDS encoding sigma-70 family RNA polymerase sigma factor: MTPESFIERTLRRYERPLVSYARAITGDLDSARDAVQETFLRLSRQNLEEIEPRVAPWLFFVCRNCALDHCRKIARFSAEPVDDDAPDHGPSPAESASAQEDAARLRHLIQRLPERQRELVSLKFDAGLSYREISEATRLSVSNVGVQLHNAIQTLRTLWNRDPLKDAESLPLS, from the coding sequence ATGACCCCGGAATCCTTCATCGAGCGCACCCTGCGCCGCTACGAGCGCCCGCTCGTGAGCTACGCCCGGGCGATCACCGGCGACCTGGACTCCGCGCGCGACGCCGTGCAGGAAACCTTCCTGCGCCTCAGCCGGCAGAATCTCGAGGAAATCGAGCCACGGGTCGCTCCGTGGCTCTTCTTCGTTTGTCGGAACTGCGCGCTCGATCACTGCCGGAAGATTGCCCGCTTCTCCGCCGAGCCCGTCGATGACGACGCGCCGGACCACGGCCCCTCGCCCGCCGAGAGCGCCAGCGCGCAGGAGGACGCCGCCCGCCTCCGCCACCTTATCCAGCGCCTGCCCGAGCGGCAGCGCGAACTTGTGAGCCTGAAGTTCGACGCCGGTCTCAGCTATCGCGAGATCAGCGAAGCCACGCGCCTGAGCGTCTCGAACGTCGGCGTCCAGCTCCACAACGCCATCCAGACTCTCCGCACCCTGTGGAACCGCGATCCGCTCAAGGACGCGGAAAGCCTGCCCCTGTCATGA
- a CDS encoding bifunctional 4-hydroxy-2-oxoglutarate aldolase/2-dehydro-3-deoxy-phosphogluconate aldolase: MSSVLDQLHAARLVPVIALQSADHAAPLADSLLTGGLPVAEVTFRTAAAAESIRIMSEKAGLLVGAGTVLKVDQVKQAVDNGAKFIVSPGFNPKVVGYCVENNIPITPGTANPTDIEMALDFGLEVVKFFPAEAIGGIKTLKAFSAPYGMMRFIPTGGITEANLKDYLSFPKVLACGGSWMVPGDKMAEGKFDEVTALIESAVALAKSIRP; the protein is encoded by the coding sequence ATGAGTTCCGTCCTCGATCAGCTTCACGCTGCCCGTCTCGTTCCCGTCATCGCGCTGCAATCGGCCGACCACGCCGCACCGCTCGCCGACTCGCTCCTCACCGGCGGCCTGCCCGTCGCGGAAGTCACCTTCCGCACCGCCGCCGCCGCGGAATCCATCAGGATCATGTCCGAAAAAGCCGGCCTTCTCGTCGGCGCGGGCACCGTCCTCAAGGTCGACCAGGTCAAGCAGGCCGTGGACAACGGCGCAAAGTTCATTGTCTCGCCCGGCTTCAATCCCAAGGTCGTCGGCTACTGTGTCGAGAACAACATCCCGATCACGCCTGGCACCGCAAACCCGACCGACATCGAGATGGCGCTCGATTTCGGCCTCGAGGTCGTGAAGTTCTTCCCGGCCGAGGCCATCGGCGGCATCAAGACGCTCAAGGCCTTCTCCGCGCCCTATGGCATGATGCGCTTCATTCCCACCGGCGGCATCACCGAGGCGAACCTCAAGGATTACCTTTCGTTCCCGAAGGTCCTCGCCTGCGGCGGCAGCTGGATGGTCCCCGGCGACAAGATGGCCGAGGGCAAATTCGACGAAGTCACCGCCCTCATCGAGAGCGCCGTCGCCCTCGCAAAATCGATTCGCCCGTAA
- a CDS encoding von Willebrand factor type A domain-containing protein, protein MNSTADPRITAYALGELTGPEREAFERELATSTALQHAMKETIAVAEAIRALPSEEDTLPEEQRAALLARCAGNLEAEARQRAIRRRVGVLGITALAASITVATILSLPRKTATPVPTTPLAVNAPPPPTPAEQLPAASPAGTPVLLAGADGYVQGHDTGSLVARQQEAPLSDSERSDLVGGGRKAEDQESADIQTRDRLLAQTKGPAPQTATVAAVGAIAPASAPAAALAPAQSLAKVRQSPEQTGPKSETFFGSPMAGATADLATAPRGAETAGWSGAVDEVRAFRHPEPFDAAIRAGAEPDAETYAPITGNTFQAVTAAPLSTFSIDVDTASYSNVRRFLVSGQQPPADAVRLEELINYFPYNLPQPKDSAPFSITTEVSHAPWNERHLLARIALKGRDVAVDKLPPSNLVFLVDVSGSMKADDKLPLLKRSLRELVQRLTPLDRVAIAVYAGSSGLALPSTSGEDQSRILAAIDRLEAGGSTNGASGIRLAYETARENFLKEGNNRVILCTDGDFNVGVTSHDELTRLIERERKSGVFLSVLGFGTGNLKDATMESLADKGNGNYAYIDSPAEGRKVLVEQMGATLFTIAKDVKIQVEFNPATVAGYRLIGYENRLLAKEDFNDDTKDAGEIGAGHTVTALYEIVPAGQPLPNDRTVDPLKYQPVEPSESDNPKSEIQNPKSRDLFTVKLRYKAPDGDTSKLIEKVVGPEAGAFDRASENLRFASAVAAFGMKLRGDANDTPMDWNAIQKIARASLGEDPGAYRAEFLTLIEKARHLRDSDDE, encoded by the coding sequence ATGAATTCCACCGCCGATCCCCGCATCACCGCCTACGCCCTCGGCGAACTCACCGGCCCCGAGCGCGAAGCCTTCGAACGCGAACTCGCCACCTCCACCGCCCTGCAACACGCCATGAAGGAAACCATTGCCGTCGCCGAAGCCATCCGCGCCCTCCCCTCGGAAGAAGACACCCTTCCCGAAGAGCAGCGCGCCGCTCTCCTCGCCCGCTGCGCCGGGAATCTCGAGGCTGAGGCGCGGCAGCGCGCCATCCGTCGCCGCGTCGGCGTTCTCGGCATCACCGCGCTCGCGGCGAGCATCACCGTGGCCACGATTCTCAGCCTGCCACGGAAAACCGCAACGCCCGTTCCGACGACGCCTCTTGCCGTAAACGCCCCGCCGCCGCCAACACCGGCCGAGCAATTGCCCGCGGCCAGCCCCGCGGGCACGCCGGTGCTCCTGGCCGGAGCGGACGGCTACGTGCAGGGGCACGACACCGGAAGCCTCGTCGCCCGCCAGCAGGAAGCGCCGCTGAGCGATTCCGAAAGATCGGACCTCGTCGGGGGCGGGCGGAAAGCCGAAGACCAGGAGAGTGCCGACATCCAGACGCGCGACCGCCTGCTGGCGCAGACGAAGGGACCCGCGCCCCAGACCGCAACCGTGGCCGCCGTGGGCGCCATTGCCCCGGCCAGCGCTCCGGCAGCAGCGCTGGCGCCCGCCCAAAGCCTTGCCAAGGTCAGACAGTCTCCCGAGCAGACTGGCCCCAAATCCGAAACTTTCTTCGGCTCCCCGATGGCCGGCGCGACCGCCGATCTGGCGACCGCGCCGCGTGGCGCTGAAACGGCCGGGTGGAGCGGCGCCGTCGATGAGGTGCGGGCGTTCCGGCATCCAGAGCCGTTCGACGCAGCGATTCGGGCGGGAGCGGAACCCGATGCGGAGACTTACGCGCCGATCACCGGCAATACCTTCCAGGCCGTCACCGCGGCGCCGCTGTCGACATTCTCGATCGACGTCGATACCGCGAGTTACTCGAACGTCCGTCGCTTCCTCGTCAGCGGCCAGCAGCCGCCGGCGGACGCCGTGCGCCTCGAGGAGCTCATCAACTACTTCCCTTACAATCTGCCGCAGCCGAAGGACTCGGCGCCGTTCTCCATCACCACGGAGGTCAGCCATGCCCCATGGAACGAGCGGCATCTTCTCGCCCGCATCGCGCTGAAAGGTCGCGACGTCGCGGTGGATAAGCTCCCGCCGAGCAACCTCGTCTTCCTCGTCGATGTATCGGGCTCGATGAAAGCCGACGACAAGCTCCCGCTGCTCAAGCGCTCGCTGCGCGAACTCGTCCAGCGCCTCACGCCCCTCGACCGCGTCGCCATCGCGGTCTACGCCGGCTCCTCCGGCCTTGCGTTGCCCTCGACCAGCGGCGAAGACCAATCGCGCATCCTCGCGGCCATCGACCGCCTCGAGGCCGGCGGCTCGACGAACGGCGCATCGGGCATCCGGCTCGCCTACGAAACCGCCCGGGAAAACTTCCTCAAGGAAGGCAACAACCGCGTGATCCTGTGCACCGACGGCGATTTCAACGTCGGCGTCACCAGCCACGACGAGCTCACTCGCCTCATCGAGCGCGAACGGAAATCCGGCGTGTTTCTCTCCGTCCTGGGCTTCGGCACCGGCAACCTCAAGGACGCCACGATGGAAAGCCTCGCCGACAAGGGGAACGGCAACTACGCCTACATCGACTCGCCCGCCGAGGGCCGGAAGGTGCTCGTCGAGCAAATGGGCGCCACGCTCTTCACGATCGCGAAGGACGTGAAGATCCAGGTGGAATTCAATCCCGCCACCGTCGCCGGCTACCGACTCATCGGCTACGAGAACCGCCTGCTCGCGAAGGAGGACTTCAACGATGACACGAAGGACGCCGGAGAAATCGGGGCCGGGCACACCGTCACCGCGCTTTACGAGATCGTTCCCGCCGGTCAGCCCCTCCCCAACGACCGCACGGTCGATCCACTGAAGTATCAACCCGTCGAACCCTCGGAATCCGACAATCCAAAATCCGAAATCCAAAATCCAAAATCCCGCGACCTCTTCACGGTGAAGCTCCGCTACAAGGCCCCTGACGGCGACACGAGCAAGCTCATCGAGAAAGTCGTCGGGCCCGAGGCCGGAGCCTTCGACCGGGCCTCGGAAAATCTCCGCTTCGCCAGCGCGGTCGCCGCCTTCGGCATGAAACTCCGCGGCGATGCCAACGACACGCCGATGGATTGGAACGCGATCCAGAAGATCGCCCGCGCCAGCCTCGGCGAAGATCCCGGCGCCTACCGCGCGGAATTCCTCACGCTCATCGAAAAGGCCCGGCACCTTCGCGACTCCGACGACGAGTAG
- a CDS encoding 3-ketoacyl-ACP reductase, giving the protein MSSPAVVLVTGSSRGLGRGVAERLAATGYSVAIHYASNSAAAEETAEACRRLAPNPGQTFATVGGNIGTAEGRQALFDGTLAAFGHLDALVNNAGIAPRVRADITEATEDIFDEVIAVNLKGPYFLSQLAVKSWLANPGKSRLSTGYKLVFVSSLSANTASINRGEYCISKAGLAMASQLWAVRLAADGIQVMELRPGIMATDMTAGVKDKYDALLASGLVPQMRWGRPEDVGTAVESILAGQFPFSTGDVINLDGGFHLRRL; this is encoded by the coding sequence ATGTCGTCCCCAGCAGTCGTCCTTGTCACCGGCTCCAGTCGTGGTCTTGGCCGCGGCGTCGCCGAGCGCCTCGCCGCCACCGGCTACAGCGTCGCCATCCACTACGCCAGCAACTCGGCCGCCGCCGAGGAAACCGCGGAAGCCTGCCGCAGGCTGGCCCCGAATCCCGGGCAGACCTTTGCCACCGTCGGCGGCAACATCGGCACCGCCGAAGGTCGCCAGGCCCTCTTCGACGGCACGCTCGCCGCATTCGGCCATCTCGACGCTCTCGTGAACAACGCCGGCATCGCCCCCCGCGTCCGCGCCGACATCACCGAGGCCACCGAGGACATCTTCGACGAGGTCATCGCCGTCAATCTCAAGGGCCCCTATTTCCTCTCGCAGCTCGCGGTGAAATCCTGGCTGGCAAATCCCGGCAAGTCCCGCCTCTCGACTGGCTACAAGCTCGTTTTCGTCAGCTCGCTCTCAGCGAACACCGCATCGATCAATCGCGGCGAATACTGCATCTCCAAGGCCGGTCTTGCCATGGCCAGCCAGCTTTGGGCGGTGCGCCTCGCCGCCGACGGCATCCAGGTGATGGAACTTCGCCCGGGCATCATGGCCACGGACATGACCGCCGGCGTGAAGGACAAATACGACGCGCTTCTCGCGAGCGGCCTCGTCCCGCAGATGCGCTGGGGCAGGCCCGAGGACGTCGGCACCGCCGTGGAATCCATCCTCGCGGGTCAATTCCCCTTCTCCACCGGCGATGTCATCAACCTCGACGGCGGCTTTCACCTGCGCCGCCTGTAA
- a CDS encoding Gfo/Idh/MocA family oxidoreductase, with amino-acid sequence MKTHTVGIIMNGVTGRMGTNQHLLRSIDAIIKQGGVKVSPTEVIMPDPILVGRNEVKLKELCDKTSVFKWTTDLDSVMNDPAYPIYFDAQSTLRRFDAVKQAAAAGKHVYCEKPTAITTDDAYKLYEICRDAGVKNGVVQDKLWLPGLVKFMRLKENGFFGDILSVRGEFGYWVFEGHTVPPQRPSWNYRKEDGGGMIIDMLCHWRYVIDNLFGEVKSVSCLAATHIPERIDEEGKPYKCTADDSAYSTFELKNGVICHFNSSWNVRVRRDDLLTMQVDGTKGSAIVGLRDVWTQHYGNTPRPVWNPDIKQPIDFFDGWSKVPEQETYDNAFKIQWEMFLRHVVLDEPFRWTLLEGAKGVQLAEFGLKSSEERKWLELPELKA; translated from the coding sequence TTGAAGACACACACCGTAGGCATCATCATGAACGGCGTCACCGGACGCATGGGCACCAACCAGCACCTGCTGCGCTCCATCGACGCGATCATCAAACAGGGCGGCGTCAAGGTCAGCCCGACCGAGGTCATCATGCCCGACCCCATCCTCGTCGGCCGCAACGAGGTGAAGCTCAAGGAACTCTGCGACAAGACCTCGGTCTTCAAGTGGACGACCGATCTCGACAGCGTGATGAACGATCCGGCCTACCCGATCTACTTCGACGCGCAGAGCACGCTTCGTCGCTTCGACGCCGTCAAACAGGCCGCCGCCGCCGGCAAGCACGTCTATTGCGAGAAGCCGACCGCGATCACTACCGACGACGCCTACAAGCTCTACGAAATCTGCCGCGACGCCGGCGTGAAGAACGGCGTGGTGCAGGACAAGCTCTGGCTCCCCGGTCTCGTGAAGTTCATGCGCCTCAAGGAAAACGGCTTCTTCGGCGACATTCTCAGCGTGCGCGGCGAGTTCGGCTACTGGGTTTTCGAAGGCCACACCGTCCCGCCCCAGCGCCCCAGTTGGAACTACCGCAAGGAAGACGGAGGCGGCATGATCATCGACATGCTCTGCCACTGGCGCTACGTCATCGACAACCTCTTCGGCGAGGTGAAATCGGTGTCCTGCCTCGCGGCGACGCACATTCCCGAGCGCATCGACGAGGAGGGCAAGCCCTACAAGTGCACCGCCGACGACTCGGCCTACTCCACGTTCGAGCTCAAGAACGGCGTCATCTGCCACTTCAACTCCTCGTGGAACGTTCGCGTCCGCCGCGACGACCTCCTCACCATGCAGGTCGACGGCACGAAGGGCAGCGCCATCGTCGGCCTGCGCGACGTCTGGACCCAGCACTACGGCAACACGCCGCGCCCCGTGTGGAACCCCGACATCAAGCAGCCCATCGACTTCTTCGACGGCTGGAGCAAGGTGCCCGAACAGGAGACCTACGACAACGCGTTCAAGATCCAGTGGGAGATGTTCCTCCGCCACGTCGTGCTCGACGAGCCGTTCCGCTGGACGCTCCTCGAGGGCGCCAAGGGCGTGCAGCTCGCCGAATTCGGCCTCAAGAGCTCGGAAGAGCGCAAGTGGCTCGAACTTCCGGAACTGAAGGCCTGA
- a CDS encoding sigma-70 family RNA polymerase sigma factor — protein sequence MHVAVSPLVEDLRADGTVTGCVDASDEDAAVAALTRRLVAGEEAAWEEFHARYFERLRRYLFVLCRGDEQAAGEALQAAFVRIARHVRRFDREEALWGWLAVVARSCAVDGARGRSRYTALMECYAGWFRGPVAPPREDALAALLAECLEGLPPEDRALLAAKYDEGESTAALAARAGCSVKALESRLARLRGRLKEQLRHRLRHED from the coding sequence ATGCATGTAGCCGTTAGTCCACTCGTCGAGGATTTGAGAGCCGATGGCACGGTCACCGGGTGTGTGGATGCGTCCGACGAAGACGCCGCTGTCGCCGCGCTCACACGGCGGCTCGTGGCGGGGGAGGAGGCGGCTTGGGAGGAGTTTCATGCGCGGTATTTCGAGCGGTTGCGGCGGTATCTTTTCGTGCTTTGCCGGGGGGACGAGCAGGCGGCGGGCGAGGCGTTGCAGGCGGCGTTTGTGCGGATTGCCCGGCATGTGCGGCGGTTCGATCGCGAGGAGGCGCTGTGGGGCTGGCTGGCGGTGGTGGCGCGGAGCTGCGCGGTGGACGGGGCGCGCGGGCGCTCGCGCTACACGGCGTTGATGGAGTGCTACGCCGGCTGGTTCCGCGGGCCGGTCGCTCCACCTCGTGAGGATGCGCTGGCCGCATTGCTCGCCGAATGCCTCGAGGGGCTGCCGCCGGAGGATCGGGCGCTGCTTGCCGCAAAATACGACGAGGGGGAATCCACGGCCGCGCTCGCCGCGCGGGCCGGATGCTCCGTGAAGGCCTTGGAATCCCGGCTCGCGCGCCTGCGCGGCCGGCTGAAGGAACAACTCCGCCACCGCTTGCGCCATGAAGATTGA
- a CDS encoding AraC family transcriptional regulator: MKNYRPLLLQELNVRLPGLTLRRLRLNRHLPEVDSLSEHSHNFVQILCYLSGRGAMRVAGEEREIRPLTVALLPPRTEHAFRETVGRRPLCLVLDLDLRGATKHGFRVAGLVLADAAAIRRELSTLIRLRDPNDSACRLMVASAALRVADVFLRTLSVLPPRQNHVPPFVRDFDRLLRRPESAEASIADLAQRLGYQTDYLNRIFKQSTGQTLGEYRNAQQVERAKRLLRENGLVKDVGEAMGFVDQNYFSRWFKKHTGMQPRAFRFAAS, encoded by the coding sequence GTGAAAAATTACCGTCCGCTTTTGCTCCAGGAGCTGAATGTCCGCCTGCCAGGGCTCACGTTGCGGCGTCTGCGACTGAACCGCCATCTGCCCGAGGTCGATAGTCTCTCCGAGCATTCGCACAATTTCGTGCAAATCCTCTGCTACCTGAGCGGACGCGGCGCGATGCGGGTGGCTGGCGAGGAGCGGGAGATCCGCCCGCTCACCGTCGCGCTGCTGCCCCCGCGCACGGAGCACGCCTTTCGTGAAACGGTGGGGCGGCGCCCGCTCTGCCTGGTCCTCGACCTCGATCTGCGCGGGGCGACGAAACATGGCTTTCGCGTGGCTGGCCTCGTGCTGGCGGACGCCGCGGCGATCCGGCGGGAACTCTCGACGCTCATCCGGCTGCGCGATCCGAATGACTCGGCCTGCCGGCTGATGGTGGCCTCCGCCGCCCTGCGCGTGGCGGATGTGTTTTTGCGGACGCTGAGTGTGCTGCCGCCGCGGCAGAATCACGTTCCGCCGTTCGTCCGGGATTTCGACCGCCTGTTGCGCAGGCCCGAGTCGGCAGAGGCGAGCATTGCCGACCTCGCGCAACGGCTGGGCTACCAGACCGATTACCTCAATCGCATTTTCAAGCAGTCCACCGGCCAGACGCTCGGCGAGTATCGCAATGCGCAGCAGGTCGAGCGGGCGAAGCGGCTGCTGCGCGAGAATGGGCTCGTGAAGGATGTCGGCGAGGCGATGGGCTTTGTGGACCAAAATTACTTTTCGCGCTGGTTCAAGAAGCACACCGGCATGCAGCCCCGGGCGTTTCGCTTCGCGGCGTCCTGA